The DNA segment CGGCCCGACGCACGCGATCGTCGGGACGATACTCGGCCAGTGCCCGGATCGCCTCTGACGCCCGAATGCGCGACCGATAGAGGCGATAGAGCATGTTCGTGACCTGCAAGTTGTTCTCCTCGATGCGCCGCTGATCGGTCTGGTCGTTCTGCGGGAACGTGGACGAGGTGGACCATTCATCGGCCAGGAGGCCGCCGAAGAGCCAGGTGCTCTCGTTCCCTGCGGTGATGTCGCGGAAGCTGGCCAAGGCGCCGTTGGCGAGACCGATGGCCCCCTCCGACGACTTCAGGTCAGCGGGATTGATGATGTCCGGGTCCGTGGCCTCCAGGAGCGAATCGGTCACACTGGAGCACGCCGTCGTCGTTACGAGGGCCAGGAGCAGGGCTGCGCGCCTCCCGAGGGAGCGGGGGCGCAGGGTCTGTGCATTGCGCATATCGGCTCCGTTGGGGTTAGTAGCCAAGGTTGATCCGGAAGATGAAGTACGACGGCGGCGCGATGGTCTGGAAGTCGGCCGGGACGTCGGTACCGCTGGTGAAATTGAAGGCCGTCTCCGGATCCGTGCCGGGGTAATTGGTCCAGAGTGCCAGGTTGCGGCCACTCACGACGACAGAAGCGGTACGAGCCCGCAGGAAGCGCTGTGCAACGCTCGGCGAGAGCGTGTACTGCACCGATGCCTCGCGGAGCCGGACGAAGGGCCCCGACTGGAAGTAGCCGTCCAGCGTCTGTATGGGCATCTCGAGGCGGGCGATGTTCGCCGCCTGCAGGTCGAATGGCGCCTTCGGATTGTTGCGACCGCCGCAGTTCGGCCGCTGGCAGCGCAGGCGCTCCGTGTCATTGTACCACTTGTGGCCACCACGGTAGTCGAACAGCGTCTGTAGACGGAGGCGACGGCTCAGCAGATCGAAGCCCGACACGAGCGTCGCGATGTAACGCGGCGTGGAATACCCACGGAAGATCGCGGAGTCACCGACGAACACCTCATTCTTGGTCGGATCGGCCCAGTAGGTCAGGATTCCATCCTTGTTCTTGTCCTCCCAGCCAAGGATCGGCGGGGCCCAGAGCCCACCGATTGGATAGCCGACGACGACGCGTGAAGCGGTGCCGATCTGCGGCGGCGTGTTTCCGAGGCTCTCGACCTCGTTCGCGTTGAGCGACGCCGAGATGTTGAGATCCCACGCCAGCCACTTCCTGTCCAGCGGGAGCGCGTTCACCTGAAACTCCCAGCCGCTGTTCCGCACCGCGCCCAGGTTGGCGAGCTGGCGCGTCACGGATCCATAGGACGGGGGGACGATCCGCTCGATGAGCGCGTCCTCCGTCTTCTTGTTGTAGTACGTGACGTCGAGGGTCAGGCGCGAGTTCAGCAGTTGCGTCTCGAAGCCTCCCTCGATCTCCGCTGACCGCTCCGGCTTGAGGTTCGGATCGCCCAGCGATGCGAAGGTGACGGTCGGTTGGTCGACGTTCGCGATGTTCGTCGTGTTCGCGGTGTAGAAGCGCAGGGCATCGTTCGGTCCCGGCTGCACGCCCGACTGTCCGTAGGCCAAGCGGAATCGCATCGTGTTCATCCACGACGGGGCCTTCCAGAACGACTCCTCCGAGACGAGCCACGACGCACTGAACTTCGGGTAGAAGACGCGCTGGAACTCCGTGCCGAACGCCGAGTTCTGGTCCGATCGGACGGCACCCGTGAGGAAGAGTTTGTCGCGGAGCGCCACGGCCTGCTCGACGAAGACGCCGAACGTCTTTTGCAGCGTCGTCCCCTCGAACACCGACGGCTGCGCCCCGGATTGCACCGTCTGGGCACCAGGCGCGAGCTGCGACCCGCCGGTCTGCGCCTGCGAGAACCGATAGTTGATGTACTGCACCCCCGCCGTCGTCTTGAGGTTCATCCAGGCCCGCGGATTGAATGTCGCCGTGCTGCCGAGGTCGACGGTGAAATTGTTGATGTTCACCCGGCTGACGCCGCGAGAGCCCAGCCGCGTGTTCGCCGATAGCGGCGGCCCTTCGCCTCGCAGCAGAAGGTTTTCATCGGAGCGCATGGTGAAATCCTGACCGACCGTGGCGCGGTTCTGGAGCCACGACGTCGGGCGCCAGTCGGCGCGGGAACTCCAGATGAAGCGCGAGATGTTCTGCTCCGTCTTCTCCTGCCACATGTACCCCGGCGTCCAGGCGCGATAGCCGTTGAGCGGCGTCCCGAGCCCCGACACGGTACCGTTGTTCCGGTAACCGGGGCCACCGAAGACGTGCGATCCGAGGCCGGCGGTCGAGTTCGACTCGAGCGCGTAGCGCTGCGTGAGATCGATGAAGTTGGTCTGAGCCGACAGGTCGAGCTTCGGATTCACTGCCGCATTCAGGTTCACGCGCAGCGAATTCCGGTCCAGCGCATTCGGACGGTCTGTCCAGTCGTGCAGCGGAAGGCCGGTCGCCTTGAACCGATCGCGCTCGAACTCCGGCAGCGAGAGGACGCCGACTTCGTTCTCGTTCTCCGCCGCCATGAAATAGCGAATCTGCTCGGTTCCTCCGGAGACCTGCACGCCACCCTGACGTCGATTCCCCGTCCCGACGGGCGTGAGATCACCTTCGTTGAAGATGTTCAGCGCGCCAATCGAGTCGACCTTGCAGAGTCCGGTCCCGACGCGCTGCAGGTTGCAGAAGCTGGGGGCCGTCGGCGTTACGCCATCGGTGCGCGTGCCAAACAGGGTGTACGCCCACGGATAGTCATTGCGATCCTGGATGATGCCGCCCTCGCCATAAATGCTCCACTGAGCAGCGCCGGCCCGTCCGCGCTTGGTGGTCACGAGAATCACGCCATTCGCCGCGTCCGTGCCGTACAGCGTCGCCGCCGAGGGTCCCTTGACGATCTCGATGCTCTCGATCTCCTCGGGATTCAGGTCGCCCACGCGACTCGCGTTGTTCCCTCCCGTGTTGCTCGACGCACCGTTGCCCGTGACCGTGGAGAACGATCCGTTGTTCGACGTCATGCGAACACCATCTATGATCCAGATGGGCTCGTTGTTCAGCGATATCGAATTCATGCCGCGCACGCGGATACGAGAGCCCGTGCCGGTCTGGGTCCCCGTGGCCACCTGCACGCCGGGCGCGCGCGCGTTCAGCACGTCGCTCAGGCTCCCCACCGGCGCGGCCGCCACGACCTCGGACGCGGAGATGTTGGCCGTCGCGTTGCCGATCTCCTGGCGACGCTGGGTACCTGTTGCCGTGGTGACGACCGGCGCCAGGGTCAGCGCCACCTCGGTGAGCGCGAACTCGACATCGGCCGTCTGTCCCGCCGTGACGGCGACGCCCTTCTTCTGCTCCGAGAAGCCGACGCGCAGCACGCGGACCTGGACCGTGCCAGCGTTGACGTTCCGGAAGGTGAAGCGACCGTCCGCATTGGTCAGCCCTCCGAACGTGGTCCCGACGATCACGACTTGGGCCTGATCGAGGGGCCGTCCGCTCGCGGCCTCCGTCACACGGACGTTGATGCTCCCTTGCGTTCCCTGCGCGGCGACCGTGCCGACTCCAACTGCCAGCAGCACGACGGCGGAACGCAGGGTTCGTCCGAACGAGCGAGCACTCATTCTGGACCTCCTGACTGTGGGGGGTGGATGCCGGGCCATCGCCTGGCCGAGGCGCCTGCACGGTGCGTCAGTCGACCGCTGCCGAGGCGCGACCGCCCTAAACGGCAAACCCCTCGCGCTCAGCGACGGAACCCGGGCGCGCTACGATAGAGCCCGATCGACGGCGCGTCAACGGTCCCGGCTCGCCCACGCCTCCAACTGCCCGACCGCCGCGACCGCCACGGCCTCGACCGCCGCCGCGACCTCGGGTGAGAGCGTTCCAACGAGCTCCACCACCGCCGGCTGCGCGCCAATGGCGACCACCTCGGCCGGCGCGCGCCCTCGCAGTGCGGCCAGGGCGAGCACCTCGCGCATGTCCACTTGATGCGGCGAGACTTTCGTCATCAGGTACGACGGGATCTCGTCATCGCGGAGCCGCACCACGGTGCCGGGCGTGCCTCCGCACTCGATGGCGTCGAGCAGGAGGAGGCGTTCGGCCCGCTCGACGACGGGCAGGAGCGACAACCCCCACGTGCCCCCGTCCACGAACTCCACCTCGGCCGTGGGCGCCCAAAGCGCCCGCAGCGCATCGAGCGCCGCCAGGCCGAAGCCGTCATCTCCCATGATCGGGTTGCCCAACCCGATGACGACCGTCGCGCCCCCCCCGTCAGGCATCCTCGAAGTGCTCCTGCGCGCTCACGAAGCGCCCGCCGCTGATGATGGACGAGACCACGGCGCCGTGGTCGAGCAGCTCGTGCCGGATGGCGAGGTAGATGTGCATGGGGACGAAGATCACCACGACCCAGGTGAGGACGTGATGGACGAAGCGCACGACCTGCATCCCGCCGAGCAGCGGCGCCACCCACGCGAAGGTCCGCGCAATCAGGCCGTCCGGCGTCGCCTGGCCGTACAGGGCGAAGCCGGTGCAGACCATGACCAGGATCACGAAGTAGAGCCCGGTCACCGCCACCTGCTGCAGCGGGTTGTGCCCGAGATACTGCGGCGCCTCGTCGGGGCGGATCAACGCATACGCGCGAAAGGTGCGCCAGAGGTCGTAGAGCCGCTTTCGGCTGAACGGGAAGAGCGCGCCGAAGCGCTCGTACCGGTTCCCCATGAAGAACCAGTACAGGCGCAGGATGCCGGCCGCGACCAGGACGCCCCCGCAGACGAAATGCACGAGCCGCATCCACCCCATCACGAAGTGATTGCTCGCTTCGCCGGCAATGAGGAAGTAGGGGCGTCCGATGTACAACCCAGTGACGACGAGGATGACGATCGCGAGCGCCGAGGTCCAGTGCACCACGCGCAGCGGCCACCCCCACAGGTACACCCAGCGATAGTCGCCCGAGGGCGAGCGCAGCTGGCTGCGCAGCTCGAGGCCGGCCGGCCGGCGCCACTTCTTCGGCCCGCGGATGGGTTCCGAGGTTGCGCTCATTGCACCTGCACCTCCACGACCGGCCGCCCCTCGGCATCGATCACGTGCACGCCGCAGGCCAGGCAGGGATCGAATGAGTGGATGGTGCGCAGGATCTCCAGGGGCTGGTCGGGCTTCGCCAGCGGGTGGTTGTCCACCAGCGACTGCTCGTAGGGCCCCATCTGCCCCTGGGGATCGCGGGGCGAACAGTTCCACGTGGAGGGGACGACGCATTGGTAGTGCTTGATGGCCGGCCCCTCGATCTGCACCCAGTGCCCCAGCGCCCCGCGCGGGGCGTCGAGGTAGCCGTACCCGCGTGACGTCGCCGGCCAGCTCTCCGGCTTCCATTTGTCGCCGGCAAACGTCGTCGTGTCGCCGCTCTTGATGCGCTCGACGAGCTGGTTGTACCACACGTCGAGGCGACGGGCGATCAGCACCGTCTCCGCCGCCCGCGCCGCCGTGCGCCCGAGCGTGGAGAAGAGCGCCTCCGGCCCGACCCCCAGCCTGCCCAACGCTTCGCCGACGATGGCCTTCGCCTCCTCGTGCCCCGACGCGTAGGCCACCAGCATCCGCGCCAGCGGCCCCACCTCCATCACCCGCCCCTCGTATCGCGGCGCCTTCATCCACGAGTACTTCTTCTCCTCCTGCAGGAACTTCCAGGGCGTCGGCGGTCCCGAGTACCTCGGCGTCGTTTCCCCCTCGTACGGGTGCAACTCCGCCTCGTTTCCGCCGGAGTACTCGTACCAGCTCGAGAAGATGTTCTCCTTGACCTTTTCCTGTTCGTAGGGATGCACCTTCGTCAGGTCGCGGTCGAGGATGATGCCCTGCGGGAAGTACAGCGACTTCACGTCGCGGATGTCGTGGTCGGGGAACTCGCCGCATGCGAGGTAGTTCTTCGCCCCGCCCCCGATCGACGCCCAGTCCTTGTAGAAGCCGGCGATGGCCAGCACATCGGGCCAGTAGACCTGCTCCACGAAACGCTGCGCCGTGGTGATGAGCTGCCGGATGTCGGTGAGGCGCTCGGCGTTGATGGTCGCGGTGGAATCGAGGTTGATGGCCGAGGCCATCCCGCCGACCAGGAAGTTGGGGTGCGGGTTCTTCCCGCCGAAGATGGCGTGCAGGCGAATGATCTCCC comes from the Gemmatimonadetes bacterium SCN 70-22 genome and includes:
- a CDS encoding Ni/Fe-hydrogenase, b-type cytochrome subunit codes for the protein MRSPSGDYRWVYLWGWPLRVVHWTSALAIVILVVTGLYIGRPYFLIAGEASNHFVMGWMRLVHFVCGGVLVAAGILRLYWFFMGNRYERFGALFPFSRKRLYDLWRTFRAYALIRPDEAPQYLGHNPLQQVAVTGLYFVILVMVCTGFALYGQATPDGLIARTFAWVAPLLGGMQVVRFVHHVLTWVVVIFVPMHIYLAIRHELLDHGAVVSSIISGGRFVSAQEHFEDA
- a CDS encoding hydrogenase, coding for MASTRVVVDPISRIEGHLRIEVQAENGKIGNAWAAATQFRGIELIMKDRDPRDAWAFTQRICGVCTVVHAVASCRAVEDALGITIPPNANLIRNLVLAQQFVHDHVVHFYHLHALDWVDVVSALKADPAAAARIASSLSPWPNNSATYFGAVQERLKKFVGAGQLGIFANGYWGHPAYKLPPEVNLIAVAHYLEALDWQREIIRLHAIFGGKNPHPNFLVGGMASAINLDSTATINAERLTDIRQLITTAQRFVEQVYWPDVLAIAGFYKDWASIGGGAKNYLACGEFPDHDIRDVKSLYFPQGIILDRDLTKVHPYEQEKVKENIFSSWYEYSGGNEAELHPYEGETTPRYSGPPTPWKFLQEEKKYSWMKAPRYEGRVMEVGPLARMLVAYASGHEEAKAIVGEALGRLGVGPEALFSTLGRTAARAAETVLIARRLDVWYNQLVERIKSGDTTTFAGDKWKPESWPATSRGYGYLDAPRGALGHWVQIEGPAIKHYQCVVPSTWNCSPRDPQGQMGPYEQSLVDNHPLAKPDQPLEILRTIHSFDPCLACGVHVIDAEGRPVVEVQVQ